One Ignavibacterium sp. DNA segment encodes these proteins:
- a CDS encoding S8 family serine peptidase, with protein MKFNPAFLFITSILFSVTSIAQTTFFIKYKNNVPLSIIADKVSEQKISDTFANRQINFPEFQINYFAKGLGMGDEVLERILKIKFFENVDAENLNSIFSNDPDIEYIQQANNYKIDFIPNDSLVSQQWALEKIQAFNAWDITQGSDTVLLAIIDTGMDYDHPDLKNKIYINSGEIGIDQFGNDKRTNGIDDDGNGFIDDYMGWDFTDRLGFPFDSTGGDYLDWDNDPFDENGHGTYIAGIAAAQTNNFSGISGAAPLIKVLNLRAFDPGGYGEEDDAAAAILYAVQIGAKVINMSFGDNAFSYVLRDVIRYAYSQGVVLVASAGNTGSNLPHYPSGYSEVISVGNSTREDYVAGSSNYGSTIDLVAPGSSILTTARNNGYAEISGTSASAPFVSAAAALILSLNNFTNEEVKQIIKSTTDDIGEPGWDIKSGAGRLNLFKVLSVTAPSAIKFHSPTQDFATSGNNIPIKVSVLSPYFSSFSMDYGIGLNPKNWISLISNQQYQIANEEILDLDVSGFADTVYTLRLIVNQTTGRTLEERINFYVDRSAPVTELISIIPAFYGDKTTILASVYTDDPSIVRLYYKLYGTADYNFVTLDGFTINNQFVKSIHYGFIPKDLIVQNSLYQIYLEAENLVGLKTIIKDNNTDFLISTSFEAELSTDYIQSFTLPPGSVFENQISLSNNSKDIIIRKNTSPKVSSIYSFQNNEFVLVDSLNDRIVKAAGDFNNNGLTDLLDYFVRDGFIDEQSSSNSYSFTEKYSNVGGKFWPILAKDVDNDGITEIFSVLNDSTIEVWEVNSSLNLNKVATLTNFSPSGFGFNIINSPNAVITDIDGDAINEFWMVDQDGDIFGYKITGNNKFEKGFVIRTGFLGSSAHLTSGDFDGDGKQELAVLLHSVEDLDISPFYRLVVFNILNNQVNFLFDKALIDASTEFNNTFRRSENSIRLKDLDNDGSDELILFVFPYSYIFKYDFGSVRVVSYRENINSNSIFVGDLNDNGVPEVAFPTENGIQFIEFTFSEQAPKPLGLNGFSISASAIQLKWSALAERFYIYKGLTPDNLILIDSLVFEPSYIDNFVEPDKNYYYGVRSYNPFNLIPLSGMSNIISVYSHTPAIAINAVSNSNRSVIVTFSEKMKNTIDNLQSFNVLGFGYPNSITANNQYSYLLTFNSDFSNGEHQIVIKDIRDFYGSPIQTDTLTFTTISSPEDPSFYVSNFEIINSYKIKLTFNFPVDQNSALNTNNYIFTPDNKVSSVYIDQTDPKIIYLDLTGNKPVGSIGKEYVLRIKDLISDAASGGVTINSGAGSYLVLSTFAKDLSGVFVYPNPTKENAEKITFANLPQRAKITIWSIDGQIIYELEENDGNGGVDFYLKDFSGNRISSGVYIYRIVQLDNMRNEGEEKLGKFAIIR; from the coding sequence ATGAAGTTTAATCCAGCTTTTCTTTTTATCACATCAATACTTTTTTCGGTTACATCAATAGCACAAACAACATTTTTTATTAAATATAAAAACAATGTACCACTTAGTATTATAGCTGACAAAGTTTCGGAACAGAAAATCTCTGATACATTTGCAAACAGACAAATTAATTTTCCCGAATTTCAAATTAACTATTTTGCAAAAGGTCTCGGGATGGGAGATGAAGTATTGGAGAGAATTCTGAAAATAAAATTTTTTGAAAATGTTGATGCAGAAAATCTCAACTCAATATTTTCTAATGATCCTGATATTGAATACATACAACAAGCAAATAATTACAAGATTGATTTTATACCTAATGACAGTCTTGTCTCTCAGCAATGGGCATTGGAAAAGATACAAGCATTCAATGCATGGGATATTACTCAAGGTTCTGATACAGTTTTGCTTGCTATTATTGATACCGGAATGGATTATGATCATCCTGACTTAAAAAATAAAATTTATATAAACTCCGGTGAAATTGGAATCGATCAATTTGGAAATGATAAAAGAACAAACGGAATTGATGATGATGGAAATGGTTTTATCGATGATTATATGGGATGGGATTTTACTGATAGATTGGGATTTCCTTTCGATTCAACCGGAGGAGATTATTTAGACTGGGACAATGATCCTTTTGATGAAAATGGGCATGGAACTTATATTGCAGGAATAGCAGCAGCTCAAACAAATAATTTTTCTGGCATATCCGGGGCAGCTCCGCTGATTAAAGTACTTAATCTGCGCGCCTTTGATCCTGGAGGATACGGTGAAGAAGATGATGCCGCCGCTGCAATTCTTTACGCAGTACAAATAGGTGCAAAAGTTATTAATATGAGTTTTGGTGATAATGCATTTTCGTATGTACTGCGTGATGTTATCAGGTATGCCTACAGTCAAGGGGTTGTGCTTGTAGCAAGTGCCGGAAATACAGGTTCGAATTTGCCGCATTATCCATCTGGTTATTCGGAAGTAATTTCTGTTGGTAATTCTACCCGTGAAGATTATGTTGCAGGAAGTTCAAATTACGGTTCTACAATTGATCTGGTTGCCCCTGGTTCTTCAATTTTAACAACTGCCCGTAATAATGGTTATGCTGAAATTAGCGGAACTTCAGCATCAGCACCTTTTGTTTCTGCAGCCGCTGCTTTAATTCTTTCACTTAATAATTTTACTAATGAAGAAGTAAAACAGATTATTAAATCTACAACTGATGATATTGGTGAACCTGGCTGGGATATAAAAAGTGGAGCAGGAAGATTAAATTTATTTAAAGTTCTCTCGGTTACTGCTCCATCCGCAATAAAATTTCATTCGCCAACTCAGGATTTTGCAACCTCTGGCAATAATATTCCGATTAAAGTTTCAGTTCTGTCTCCTTATTTTTCATCATTTAGTATGGATTATGGAATTGGACTTAATCCTAAAAATTGGATCAGCTTGATTAGCAATCAGCAATATCAGATTGCAAATGAAGAAATATTGGATTTGGATGTTTCAGGATTTGCAGATACAGTTTATACTTTAAGGTTAATTGTAAATCAGACAACAGGGAGGACGCTTGAAGAAAGAATTAATTTTTATGTTGACAGAAGTGCGCCTGTTACTGAGTTGATTTCAATAATTCCAGCATTCTATGGTGATAAAACAACTATACTTGCTTCTGTTTATACTGATGATCCTTCAATCGTGCGTCTTTATTATAAGCTTTATGGAACTGCCGATTATAATTTTGTTACCTTGGATGGATTTACTATTAATAATCAATTTGTTAAGTCTATTCATTATGGTTTCATCCCAAAAGATCTGATTGTACAAAACTCTTTATATCAGATTTACTTAGAAGCTGAAAATCTTGTTGGATTAAAAACGATAATAAAAGATAATAACACAGATTTCTTGATTTCAACTTCATTTGAAGCTGAACTTTCTACAGATTATATACAATCATTTACTTTACCGCCCGGTAGTGTTTTTGAAAATCAAATTTCTTTATCAAATAACTCAAAAGATATTATCATAAGAAAAAATACATCACCAAAAGTATCATCAATTTATTCTTTTCAGAATAATGAATTTGTTCTCGTAGATTCACTTAATGATAGAATTGTGAAAGCGGCTGGCGACTTTAATAATAATGGTTTAACAGACTTGTTAGATTATTTTGTTCGGGATGGCTTTATAGATGAACAAAGCAGTTCTAACTCTTATTCTTTTACAGAAAAATATTCTAATGTTGGCGGTAAGTTTTGGCCGATTTTAGCAAAGGATGTTGATAATGATGGTATTACTGAAATATTTAGTGTTTTGAATGACTCAACCATTGAAGTATGGGAAGTAAATTCATCATTAAATCTTAATAAAGTAGCTACACTTACTAATTTCTCACCTTCAGGATTTGGTTTCAATATAATTAATTCTCCTAATGCTGTAATTACTGATATAGATGGGGATGCAATAAATGAATTCTGGATGGTAGATCAGGATGGTGATATTTTTGGATATAAAATTACTGGAAATAATAAATTCGAAAAGGGCTTCGTAATCCGGACAGGTTTTCTTGGTTCTTCTGCACATCTTACTTCTGGTGATTTTGATGGTGATGGAAAACAAGAATTAGCTGTCTTATTACATTCAGTTGAGGATCTCGATATTTCACCGTTCTATAGACTTGTTGTATTTAATATTTTAAATAATCAGGTTAATTTCTTATTTGATAAAGCTTTAATAGATGCTTCTACAGAATTTAATAACACATTTAGAAGATCTGAAAATAGTATCAGACTTAAAGACCTTGATAATGATGGTTCAGATGAGTTAATTCTTTTTGTTTTTCCATACTCTTATATCTTCAAATATGATTTTGGATCTGTCAGGGTAGTTTCATACAGAGAGAATATAAATTCAAATTCGATTTTTGTTGGCGATTTGAACGATAACGGTGTACCTGAAGTTGCTTTCCCCACAGAAAACGGAATACAGTTTATCGAATTTACTTTTTCTGAGCAGGCTCCTAAACCACTTGGCTTAAATGGTTTTAGTATATCTGCTTCGGCTATACAGTTAAAATGGTCTGCTCTTGCAGAACGGTTTTATATTTACAAAGGATTAACTCCCGATAATTTGATTTTGATTGACTCACTTGTTTTTGAACCAAGCTATATTGATAATTTTGTAGAGCCAGATAAGAATTATTATTATGGAGTTCGGTCGTATAATCCTTTTAACCTGATTCCGCTTTCGGGAATGAGTAATATTATCAGTGTATATTCCCATACACCTGCAATCGCTATTAATGCTGTCAGCAACAGTAACAGAAGTGTTATTGTTACTTTTTCAGAAAAGATGAAAAACACAATTGATAATCTTCAGTCATTTAATGTTTTAGGTTTTGGTTATCCTAATTCTATCACTGCAAATAATCAATATTCATATTTATTAACTTTTAATTCAGATTTTTCAAACGGTGAGCATCAGATCGTTATAAAAGATATTAGAGATTTTTATGGTTCGCCGATTCAAACAGATACTTTAACTTTTACAACGATATCCAGCCCGGAAGATCCTTCATTTTATGTTTCAAATTTTGAAATTATAAATTCATATAAAATAAAACTCACATTTAATTTTCCGGTAGATCAAAATTCAGCTTTAAATACAAATAATTATATTTTTACTCCAGATAACAAAGTTTCATCAGTATATATAGATCAAACAGATCCCAAAATCATTTATCTTGATTTAACTGGTAATAAACCAGTAGGTTCAATAGGGAAGGAGTATGTTTTAAGAATTAAAGATCTTATTTCTGATGCAGCATCCGGTGGAGTTACCATAAACTCGGGAGCCGGCAGTTACCTGGTATTATCAACATTTGCAAAAGATTTATCAGGTGTTTTTGTATATCCAAATCCAACGAAAGAAAACGCAGAAAAGATAACATTCGCAAATCTTCCTCAAAGGGCTAAGATTACAATCTGGTCTATAGATGGACAAATAATATATGAATTAGAAGAAAATGATGGTAATGGTGGTGTAGATTTTTATCTAAAAGATTTTTCAGGAAATAGAATATCGAGCGGTGTATATATTTATCGTATTGTTCAACTGGATAATATGAGAAATGAAGGTGAGGAAAAACTCGGAAAGTTTGCAATCATAAGATGA
- a CDS encoding chloride channel protein — translation MFFLGAAAVILLPAIGMFIQFLMIKAAPEVSKRRGVLDIIKSVATRDGIISFRTTIFHFFAPVISIGSGGTVGPEGPAAQIGGGVASKIATLLKVSDQRRRVFTTAGSGAAIAAIFNTPLGGVFFALEIILLNDYHTPTFSALILASVTASAIARIFLGNNSVFMFNVPDIGGYYYLYLFIILGLLGGILSILFLKFDFFSERIIKNKIRKVIPKWMLMIIIGLLVGVSGYFYKEIFGIGYTGINQILKSVLDWRVVLVLLLLKFFLVPLTLNSGGFGGTFAPSLFMGAALGYLFSVLMSVLFGLKLDSTTYTLVGMGAVLGGINSIPITAILMIFEMTREYSLILPLMLAVIVSSTITQIVFKGPVHLKRLERQGFKLTSAKETSILKNMIAEHYMQKNPVLIDQNVTLQEVVTSLMKSKFHRIYTVDSNKSLTGVISDKHVRNLITEFDSLKMSLIASDIADNKPAYVIKDQDLDYALKILTKGEIEELPVINNSINRNIIGVITRNDILSIYNNLSLKSDLAEGLTREISTLNESRTSKISDGYSIVERKPKYEFIGKTLKELRIRNIYGLEILMIKKYDEMFDESGLKEKIVMPGHDYIIETDDILVLFGKDENIEKTKEW, via the coding sequence TTGTTTTTCTTAGGTGCAGCAGCTGTTATCCTGTTACCAGCAATTGGAATGTTTATTCAGTTTCTGATGATTAAAGCCGCACCCGAAGTTTCTAAAAGAAGGGGAGTGTTGGATATAATTAAATCGGTAGCTACAAGAGATGGAATCATTTCTTTCAGAACTACAATTTTCCACTTCTTTGCACCGGTTATTTCGATTGGCTCCGGAGGTACTGTAGGACCTGAGGGACCTGCTGCTCAGATAGGTGGGGGTGTTGCCAGTAAGATTGCAACCTTATTAAAAGTTTCTGATCAACGAAGAAGAGTATTTACAACTGCAGGCTCAGGCGCTGCCATTGCTGCAATTTTCAATACTCCATTAGGCGGAGTGTTTTTTGCTCTCGAGATAATTTTACTTAATGATTATCATACCCCAACTTTTTCAGCTTTAATTCTGGCTTCTGTTACAGCTAGTGCAATCGCAAGAATATTCTTAGGTAACAATTCAGTTTTTATGTTTAATGTACCGGATATCGGAGGTTACTATTATTTATATCTTTTTATAATCTTAGGTCTTCTTGGTGGTATTTTATCAATTCTGTTTTTGAAATTTGATTTTTTCTCTGAAAGAATAATAAAGAATAAAATCCGTAAAGTAATTCCAAAATGGATGCTTATGATTATTATTGGGCTTTTAGTAGGCGTCAGTGGCTATTTTTATAAAGAGATATTCGGAATTGGTTATACTGGAATTAACCAAATACTAAAATCAGTTTTAGACTGGAGAGTAGTGCTTGTTTTACTGTTACTGAAGTTTTTTCTGGTCCCTTTAACTTTAAACTCAGGTGGTTTTGGCGGTACTTTTGCTCCTTCATTATTTATGGGAGCAGCTTTAGGGTACCTTTTTTCTGTTTTAATGTCCGTTTTATTTGGTTTAAAGCTTGATTCGACAACATACACTTTAGTTGGGATGGGCGCAGTTTTAGGAGGTATTAATTCTATTCCAATTACTGCAATACTAATGATTTTTGAAATGACAAGGGAATACTCTTTAATTTTACCGCTTATGCTTGCTGTTATTGTCAGTTCAACTATCACTCAAATTGTTTTTAAAGGTCCGGTTCATTTAAAAAGATTAGAAAGACAAGGTTTTAAACTAACATCCGCAAAAGAAACAAGTATTCTGAAAAATATGATTGCTGAACACTATATGCAAAAGAATCCTGTCCTTATAGATCAAAACGTTACATTACAAGAAGTTGTTACAAGTTTAATGAAATCTAAATTTCACAGAATCTATACTGTTGATTCTAATAAAAGCCTTACGGGTGTTATATCTGATAAACATGTTCGAAATCTAATCACTGAATTCGATTCTTTAAAAATGTCACTTATTGCCAGTGATATCGCTGATAACAAGCCGGCTTATGTAATTAAAGATCAGGATCTTGATTATGCTTTAAAAATTTTAACTAAGGGTGAAATTGAGGAATTACCTGTGATAAACAATTCAATTAATAGAAATATAATCGGAGTAATAACCAGAAATGATATACTATCAATTTATAATAACCTGAGCTTGAAAAGTGATTTGGCTGAAGGACTGACAAGAGAGATTTCCACTCTAAATGAATCGAGGACTTCTAAAATTTCAGATGGTTATTCTATTGTTGAGAGAAAACCTAAGTATGAATTTATTGGAAAGACTCTGAAGGAATTAAGAATCCGAAATATATATGGATTAGAAATTTTGATGATAAAAAAATATGATGAAATGTTTGATGAATCCGGATTGAAAGAAAAGATAGTGATGCCAGGACACGATTATATCATAGAGACTGACGATATATTGGTTTTATTTGGTAAAGATGAAAATATTGAAAAAACCAAGGAATGGTAA
- the ftsY gene encoding signal recognition particle-docking protein FtsY yields MSLFKNFNLNKLKEGLSKTRNKIVNSITEVVTGKAVLDEVSIDQIEEILLSSDIGFDTTERIIENVRKNLKLEKERSSEKIIEVVKEELTKVVSYNSVSNGFDENVPFVILIIGVNGAGKTTTVGKLAHNYKKIGKKVIIGSADTFRAAANEQLEIWAERAEVDIIQSTKGTDPSSVVFDTLKKAVDEKYDVVLIDTAGRLHNKTNLMNELDKIRRVIKKIIPLAPNETFLVLDGNTGQNAVKQTEEFSKVTNVTGLVVTKLDGTAKGGVVFQIVAAHKIPVKFIGVGEGIDDLMEFNPDSFVNAIFN; encoded by the coding sequence ATGAGTCTGTTTAAAAATTTTAATCTAAATAAATTAAAAGAAGGTTTAAGTAAAACCCGAAATAAAATTGTTAATTCGATTACAGAAGTTGTAACAGGTAAAGCTGTACTTGACGAAGTATCAATTGATCAAATTGAAGAAATACTTTTAAGTTCTGATATAGGATTTGATACAACTGAAAGAATAATTGAAAATGTCAGGAAAAATCTTAAATTAGAAAAAGAAAGGTCAAGTGAAAAAATAATTGAAGTTGTTAAAGAAGAATTAACAAAAGTTGTTTCTTATAATTCAGTTTCAAATGGTTTTGACGAAAATGTACCATTTGTTATTCTTATTATAGGGGTTAACGGAGCAGGGAAGACAACAACAGTAGGTAAATTAGCACATAATTACAAAAAGATAGGCAAAAAAGTTATTATTGGCTCTGCTGATACATTTCGTGCTGCTGCTAATGAGCAACTTGAAATCTGGGCTGAACGAGCTGAAGTAGATATTATTCAAAGCACAAAAGGTACTGATCCATCTTCTGTTGTTTTTGATACATTAAAAAAGGCAGTTGACGAAAAATATGATGTTGTTTTAATTGATACTGCTGGTCGTTTGCATAATAAAACTAATCTTATGAACGAGCTTGATAAGATAAGACGGGTTATTAAAAAAATTATACCTCTTGCTCCAAATGAAACTTTTTTAGTTTTGGATGGTAATACGGGACAAAATGCGGTTAAACAAACTGAAGAATTCTCAAAAGTTACCAACGTTACTGGTTTAGTTGTTACTAAATTGGATGGCACTGCTAAAGGCGGAGTAGTTTTCCAGATTGTAGCTGCTCATAAAATTCCGGTTAAATTTATCGGAGTTGGTGAAGGTATTGACGACCTTATGGAATTTAATCCTGATTCATTTGTAAATGCAATATTTAATTAG
- a CDS encoding 3-hydroxybutyryl-CoA dehydrogenase, giving the protein MDIKKVAVIGGGTMGNGIAHVFALNNFEVHLTETSETLVNRAINTITSNLDRQVKKQIISETQKSETLKRIISTVGVEKIPSDVQLIIEAIFENKEIKIALFKELENRINEDCIFASNTSSISITELSAVCRPDKFIGMHFMNPVPVMKLVEVIRAYSTSDQTYNTIKELSYKLGKEPVEVFDYPGFISNRILMPMINEAVFALMEGVASKESIDSVMKLGMAHPMGPLTLADFIGLDVCLAIMNVIYEGYNDSKYRPCPLLKKMVAANKLGRKTGEGFYKYD; this is encoded by the coding sequence ATGGATATCAAAAAAGTTGCTGTTATTGGAGGCGGTACTATGGGAAATGGAATTGCTCATGTATTTGCATTAAATAATTTTGAAGTTCATTTAACTGAAACATCTGAAACACTTGTTAACAGAGCAATCAATACGATTACTTCTAATTTAGATAGACAGGTTAAAAAGCAAATTATTTCAGAGACTCAGAAATCTGAAACATTAAAAAGAATAATTAGCACTGTTGGTGTTGAAAAAATTCCGTCTGATGTACAATTAATAATAGAAGCTATTTTTGAGAATAAGGAGATAAAGATAGCTCTTTTTAAGGAGTTAGAGAATCGAATAAATGAAGATTGTATCTTTGCTTCAAACACATCTTCAATTTCTATAACTGAGCTTTCTGCAGTTTGCAGACCTGATAAATTTATAGGAATGCATTTTATGAATCCGGTTCCAGTTATGAAATTAGTTGAAGTCATTCGTGCTTATTCTACTTCAGATCAAACATACAATACAATAAAGGAATTATCTTATAAATTAGGCAAGGAGCCAGTAGAAGTATTTGATTACCCAGGATTTATATCCAATCGTATTTTAATGCCGATGATAAATGAAGCTGTTTTTGCACTAATGGAAGGTGTTGCCTCCAAAGAATCTATCGATTCAGTTATGAAACTTGGAATGGCTCATCCAATGGGTCCCTTAACTTTAGCTGATTTTATTGGATTGGATGTTTGTCTTGCAATAATGAATGTTATTTATGAGGGTTACAATGATTCTAAATACAGACCTTGCCCGTTGTTAAAAAAAATGGTTGCTGCAAATAAACTTGGCAGAAAAACTGGTGAGGGATTTTATAAATATGACTGA
- a CDS encoding thiolase family protein translates to MKKVVIVSAKRTAIGSFNGVLSPFSAAQLGSFAIKSVLEDSKLDPKIVDEVIMGNVLMAGQGQAPARQAALYAGLPVKTECLTINKMCGSGLKAVMLAQQAIALGDADIVIAGGQESMTNAPYLLSSARNGYRLGHGELKDSIITDGLWDVYNNIHMGNCAESCARDFSFTREELDHFAIESYKRANEAVNSGKFEEEIYPIKQTSKSGEIIINKDEEPGKVKYDKIPSLRPVFDKNGVVTAANASSINDGAAALIIMSEEKAKELNITPLVEIVAQGSAAKAPIEFTTAPADAINKVLKKAGMKINDIDLWEINEAFAVVSLAVNKLLGLTTENVNVNGGAIALGHPIGASGARILVTLIHEMKRRKLNLGLASLCIGGGEASAVIVKNYL, encoded by the coding sequence ATGAAGAAAGTAGTTATTGTATCTGCAAAAAGAACAGCTATTGGTTCATTTAACGGTGTCTTATCACCTTTTTCAGCAGCACAATTAGGCAGTTTTGCCATTAAATCTGTTTTAGAAGATTCTAAACTTGATCCTAAGATTGTGGATGAAGTAATAATGGGAAATGTTTTAATGGCTGGACAGGGACAAGCACCAGCCAGACAAGCAGCGTTGTACGCAGGTCTTCCGGTAAAAACTGAATGTTTAACAATAAATAAAATGTGTGGCAGTGGATTGAAAGCAGTAATGCTAGCACAGCAGGCAATAGCATTAGGCGATGCTGATATTGTAATAGCCGGAGGACAGGAAAGTATGACCAACGCTCCATATCTTCTTTCAAGTGCAAGAAATGGTTATCGTTTAGGACACGGAGAATTAAAAGATTCTATAATTACTGATGGATTGTGGGATGTTTATAATAATATTCATATGGGTAATTGTGCTGAATCTTGTGCAAGAGATTTTTCTTTTACAAGAGAAGAACTTGATCATTTTGCAATTGAATCTTACAAGAGAGCAAATGAAGCAGTAAATTCGGGAAAATTTGAAGAAGAAATATATCCAATAAAACAAACTTCTAAATCAGGCGAAATCATTATTAATAAAGATGAGGAACCTGGCAAAGTAAAATATGATAAGATCCCTTCACTTAGACCTGTTTTTGATAAGAACGGAGTTGTAACTGCTGCCAATGCTTCAAGTATTAATGATGGTGCAGCAGCACTCATTATTATGAGTGAAGAAAAAGCCAAAGAACTTAATATTACTCCTTTAGTTGAAATTGTTGCACAAGGATCTGCAGCTAAAGCACCGATCGAATTTACGACTGCACCAGCTGATGCAATAAATAAAGTATTGAAAAAAGCTGGTATGAAAATAAATGATATAGACCTCTGGGAAATTAATGAAGCTTTTGCTGTTGTATCATTGGCAGTAAATAAGTTATTGGGACTAACAACCGAAAACGTTAATGTAAATGGAGGTGCAATTGCTTTAGGTCATCCGATTGGGGCAAGCGGGGCAAGAATACTTGTAACTCTTATTCATGAAATGAAAAGAAGGAAACTAAATTTAGGATTAGCATCTTTATGTATAGGCGGGGGAGAAGCATCTGCAGTTATAGTAAAAAATTATTTATAA
- a CDS encoding CDP-alcohol phosphatidyltransferase family protein, which translates to MKFSSQEIFTISNGISLLRLLLVIPLWFLLDHYELQSVRYITFALCLFAAATDILDGYLARKLNQITELGKIIDPLADKAAMAVVVIKLFLIGEINLFFFLTIFLRDILIFFGGLIVTKILGTVLPSNILGKITVLCIGMVVLLILLGIDRNSLIFTLFYFSSIVLMFISFLAYVYRAVEFIKKKKNESV; encoded by the coding sequence ATGAAATTTTCCAGTCAGGAAATATTTACGATATCAAACGGAATTAGTTTACTTAGACTTCTTTTGGTAATTCCTCTTTGGTTTTTGCTTGATCATTATGAATTGCAATCAGTAAGATATATTACATTTGCCTTGTGTCTGTTTGCTGCTGCTACTGATATCCTTGATGGATATCTTGCCAGAAAATTAAATCAAATAACAGAGTTAGGTAAAATTATTGATCCATTAGCTGATAAAGCTGCAATGGCAGTTGTTGTAATTAAATTGTTTTTAATTGGCGAAATAAATTTATTCTTTTTCCTGACAATATTTCTTCGTGATATACTTATTTTTTTTGGCGGTTTAATCGTTACCAAAATACTTGGAACTGTTTTACCTTCAAACATACTTGGCAAGATTACCGTATTGTGCATCGGTATGGTAGTACTTTTAATATTGCTGGGAATTGATAGAAATAGTTTAATATTTACTTTGTTCTATTTTTCAAGTATTGTTTTAATGTTTATTTCATTTCTTGCTTATGTTTACAGAGCAGTTGAATTTATAAAAAAGAAAAAAAATGAGTCTGTTTAA